In Corythoichthys intestinalis isolate RoL2023-P3 chromosome 11, ASM3026506v1, whole genome shotgun sequence, a single genomic region encodes these proteins:
- the LOC130923922 gene encoding serine/threonine-protein phosphatase 2A 55 kDa regulatory subunit B beta isoform isoform X1 produces MLSPIQVLCSDITTLSLEPEPFASYTEADIISTVEFNHTGELLATGDKGGRVVIFQREPESKTELFCQGEYNVYSTFQSHEPEFDYLKSLEIEEKINKIRWLPQQNAAHFLLSTNDKTIKLWKVSERDKRPEGYNLKDEEGRVKDISTVTSLQVPVLKPMDLMVEVSPRRVFANAHTYHVNSISVNSDHETYMSADDLRINLWHLDITDRSFNIVDIKPVNMEDLTEVITAAEFHPHHCNLFVYSSSKGTLRLCDMREAALCDRHSKLFEEPEDPSARSFFSEIISSVSDVKFSHSGRYLLTRDYLTAKVWDLNMESKPLETYQVHDYLRSKLCSLYENDCIFDKFECAWNGSDSVIMTGAYNNFFRMFDRNTKRDVTLEASRESSKPRAVLKPRRVCAAGGKRRKDDISVDSLDFTKKILHTAWHPTENIIAIAATNNLYIFQDKLNSEMHS; encoded by the exons CCGACATCATCTCCACTGTTGAGTTCAACCACACGGGAGAGCTGCTGGCCACTGGGGATAAGGGAGGACGAGTAGTCATCTTTCAGCGAGAACCTGAG AGCAAAACTGAGCTATTCTGCCAGGGAGAGTACAATGTCTACAGCACTTTCCAGAGCCATGAACCCGAATTCGACTACCTTAAGAGCCTGGAGATCGAGGAGAAGATCAATAAGATCCGATGGTTGCCTCAGCAGAACGCGGCACACTTCCTCCTCTCTACCAATG ATAAAACCATTAAGCTGTGGAAGGTGAGTGAACGAGACAAACGTCCAGAGGGATACAACCTCAAAGATGAGGAGGGTCGCGTCAAGGACATTTCCACTGTTACTTCCCTACAG GTGCCTGTTTTAAAGCCCATGGACTTAATGGTGGAGGTGAGCCCGCGGCGAGTGTTCGCCAACGCCCACACCTATCACGTCAACTCCATCTCTGTCAACTCTGACCACGAAACCTACATGTCGGCCGATGACCTTAGGATAAACCTTTGGCACCTGGACATCACTGACCGCAGCTTCA ACATTGTGGACATTAAGCCAGTCAACATGGAGGATCTGACCGAGGTGATCACAGCAGCAGAGTTTCACCCCCATCACTGTAACCTTTTTGTGTACAGCAGCAGCAAAGGCACCCTGCGCTTATGTGACATGAGAGAGGCGGCGCTGTGCGACCGACACTCCAAAT TGTTTGAGGAGCCAGAGGACCCCAGTGCTCGCTCCTTCTTCTCTGAGATCATCTCCTCAGTGTCTGACGTCAAGTTTAGCCACAGTGGCCGCTATTTGCTCACCAGGGACTACCTTACTGCCAAAGTGTGGGACCTCAACATGGAGAGCAAACCCCTGGAGACCTACCAA GTTCACGATTACCTCCGCAGCAAGTTGTGCTCCCTTTATGAAAATGACTGCATCTTCGACAAGTTCGAGTGCGCCTGGAACGGCTCTGACAG CGTGATCATGACAGGGGCCTACAACAACTTCTTCCGCATGTTCGACCGCAACACCAAGCGCGACGTGACCTTAGAAGCGTCCCGGGAGAGCAGCAAACCCCGGGCCGTACTCAAGCCGCGTCGAGTGTGCGCTGCCGGGGGCAAGCGGCGCAAGGACGACATCAGCGTGGACAGCCTGGACTTTACTAAGAAGATCCTGCACACGGCCTGGCACCCGACGGAGAACATCATCGCCATCGCCGCCACCAACAACTTGTACATCTTCCAGGATAAACTCAACTCGGAGATGCATTCTTGA
- the LOC130923922 gene encoding serine/threonine-protein phosphatase 2A 55 kDa regulatory subunit B gamma isoform isoform X2 — MGEDTEATPTLNHRGFLPDHNYVTEADIISTVEFNHTGELLATGDKGGRVVIFQREPESKTELFCQGEYNVYSTFQSHEPEFDYLKSLEIEEKINKIRWLPQQNAAHFLLSTNDKTIKLWKVSERDKRPEGYNLKDEEGRVKDISTVTSLQVPVLKPMDLMVEVSPRRVFANAHTYHVNSISVNSDHETYMSADDLRINLWHLDITDRSFNIVDIKPVNMEDLTEVITAAEFHPHHCNLFVYSSSKGTLRLCDMREAALCDRHSKLFEEPEDPSARSFFSEIISSVSDVKFSHSGRYLLTRDYLTAKVWDLNMESKPLETYQVHDYLRSKLCSLYENDCIFDKFECAWNGSDSVIMTGAYNNFFRMFDRNTKRDVTLEASRESSKPRAVLKPRRVCAAGGKRRKDDISVDSLDFTKKILHTAWHPTENIIAIAATNNLYIFQDKLNSEMHS; from the exons CCGACATCATCTCCACTGTTGAGTTCAACCACACGGGAGAGCTGCTGGCCACTGGGGATAAGGGAGGACGAGTAGTCATCTTTCAGCGAGAACCTGAG AGCAAAACTGAGCTATTCTGCCAGGGAGAGTACAATGTCTACAGCACTTTCCAGAGCCATGAACCCGAATTCGACTACCTTAAGAGCCTGGAGATCGAGGAGAAGATCAATAAGATCCGATGGTTGCCTCAGCAGAACGCGGCACACTTCCTCCTCTCTACCAATG ATAAAACCATTAAGCTGTGGAAGGTGAGTGAACGAGACAAACGTCCAGAGGGATACAACCTCAAAGATGAGGAGGGTCGCGTCAAGGACATTTCCACTGTTACTTCCCTACAG GTGCCTGTTTTAAAGCCCATGGACTTAATGGTGGAGGTGAGCCCGCGGCGAGTGTTCGCCAACGCCCACACCTATCACGTCAACTCCATCTCTGTCAACTCTGACCACGAAACCTACATGTCGGCCGATGACCTTAGGATAAACCTTTGGCACCTGGACATCACTGACCGCAGCTTCA ACATTGTGGACATTAAGCCAGTCAACATGGAGGATCTGACCGAGGTGATCACAGCAGCAGAGTTTCACCCCCATCACTGTAACCTTTTTGTGTACAGCAGCAGCAAAGGCACCCTGCGCTTATGTGACATGAGAGAGGCGGCGCTGTGCGACCGACACTCCAAAT TGTTTGAGGAGCCAGAGGACCCCAGTGCTCGCTCCTTCTTCTCTGAGATCATCTCCTCAGTGTCTGACGTCAAGTTTAGCCACAGTGGCCGCTATTTGCTCACCAGGGACTACCTTACTGCCAAAGTGTGGGACCTCAACATGGAGAGCAAACCCCTGGAGACCTACCAA GTTCACGATTACCTCCGCAGCAAGTTGTGCTCCCTTTATGAAAATGACTGCATCTTCGACAAGTTCGAGTGCGCCTGGAACGGCTCTGACAG CGTGATCATGACAGGGGCCTACAACAACTTCTTCCGCATGTTCGACCGCAACACCAAGCGCGACGTGACCTTAGAAGCGTCCCGGGAGAGCAGCAAACCCCGGGCCGTACTCAAGCCGCGTCGAGTGTGCGCTGCCGGGGGCAAGCGGCGCAAGGACGACATCAGCGTGGACAGCCTGGACTTTACTAAGAAGATCCTGCACACGGCCTGGCACCCGACGGAGAACATCATCGCCATCGCCGCCACCAACAACTTGTACATCTTCCAGGATAAACTCAACTCGGAGATGCATTCTTGA
- the wfs1b gene encoding wolframin, with product METSPSGNPNLSPSPPAAAGIDPLSPRASTKLTMRTPAMVSPSRHVYSRSSSLPTPTASPLSSPTRSPSQLGRAQLNAASSATAGTSAGATAPTVPATEEPEEETNLEEVAERAKLGDARAQTKMGRFFLALAQERDEELNNCTAVTWLVQAAKQGRKDAVRLLQQCLSSRQGITLENFEEVKKLCTETRFERGVRKAALLMYWKLNPEKKRSVAVSEMLENVEHVHTVQDKPLSQGPLNSSTKKQRRVLETMVTSESISHLGMDEFVEMTKKYAQGMAPPPAMAAVSTSDEDDDDDVVVKNPDDLPLHQKLLKFPLHALLEIKEHLIDWASRAGMQWLSALIPTHHVNALIFFFIISNLTIEFFIFLIPLLVFYLSFFSMVICTLRVFQNSKAWENFRALTDLLAHFEPALDLEQAETNFGWTHLEPYLYFLLSVVFVVFSFPVADKSWIPCSELAAVALFFTVTAFLSLHASAKLFARRALLTEVLSGACSLVYLLPDYMWMLRVFGRTFISVPLGDILALNIGVPCALYGHLVYLLFRMAQLRGFKGTYLCLVPYLVCFTWCELCLVFLKNASAIGLIRTCAGYFLFLFALPVLSLGLAAMLVIQLLQWFVALEITKMAVTLTVCFVPVVLRLWTRFSLNPIVVFRSLSRSSIVKLILVWLSAVLLFCWMYVYRSEGMKVYNSTLTWPEYSNMCGPLAWKESNMAQTQILCSHLEGHRVTWTGRFKYVRVTDIENGAQSVINLLPVLVGNWMRCLYGQPYPACDRMATPPVGPHPFLAPPIQDPLCKLKKLAKHECHVKRFDRYKFEVTMGMPQERKTKNGTVVEDEDATKDIVLRASNEFKSVLLHLNTGSLVEFSTILEGRLGSKWPVFELKAIHCLSCGNTRQSSRRQYKIEHDWRRTVQSALQFAFDFFFNPFLTAQLHQLSDTDTVTDVTGS from the exons ATGGAAACCTCACCATCAGGCAACCCGAATCTCAGCCCTTCTCCACCCGCCGCTGCAGGGATAGATCCGCTGTCTCCAAGAGCTTCGACTAAACTCACCATGCGGACCCCTGCGATGGTGTCCCCTTCTCGCCATGTTTATTCCCGCTCATCTTCGCTCCCCACGCCGACCGCTTCGCCACTTTCCTCCCCCACCAGAAGCCCCTCTCAACTGGGGAGAGCGCAGCTCAATGCGGCTTCCTCGGCCACCGCCGGAACATCAGCTGGAGCTACAGCTCCAACAGTGCCTGCAACAG aggagccagaagaggagaccAATCTGGAAGAAGTGGCTGAACGAGCAAAGTTAGGTGACGCTAGAGCGCAGACCAAG ATGGGACGCTTCTTCTTGGCTCTGGCCCAAGAACGAGACGAGGAGCTAAACAACTGCACGGCGGTCACCTGGCTGGTCCAGGCTGCTAAACAGGGCCGCAAGGATGCCGTGAGACTGCTGCAGCAATGCCTAAGCTCTAGGCAAG GTATCACACTTGAGAACTTTGAGGAGGTGAAAAAGCTGTGTACGGAAACTCGTTTTGAGAGGGGAGTTCGGAAAGCGGCTCTGCTCATGTACTGGAAGTTGAACCCGGAAAAGAAGAGGTCGGTGGCAGTTTCAGAGATGCTAGAGAACGTGGAACATGTCCACACAGTTCAAG ACAAGCCACTTTCCCAAGGCCCACTTAACAGCTCTACTAAGAAGCAGAGGAGAGTCCTGGAAACAATGGTGACCAGTGAGT CCATCTCCCATTTGGGGATGGATGAATTTGTGGAAATGACAAAGAAGTACGCTCAAGGAATGGCGCCACCTCCCGCCATGGCGGCCGTGTCAACCAGCGATGAAGATGACGATGACGACGTGGTGGTGAAGAATCCAGATGACCTGCCACTACACCAAAAG CTGCTGAAGTTCCCGCTTCACGCGCTGCTGGAGATCAAGGAGCACCTCATCGACTGGGCGTCACGGGCGGGCATGCAGTGGCTTAGCGCCCTAATTCCCACGCACCATGTCAACGCACTCATCTTCTTCTTTATAATCTCCAACCTCACCATAGAGTTCTTCATCTTCCTCATTCCTTTGCTGGTTTTCTACCTCTCCTTCTTCTCCATGGTTATTTGCACGCTGCGGGTATTCCAG AATTCCAAAGCTTGGGAGAACTTCAGGGCTCTGACTGATTTGTTGGCTCATTTTGAGCCCGCTCTCGATTTGGAGCAAGCCGAGACCAACTTTGGATGGACCCATTTGGAGCCCTATCT ATATTTCTTGCTCTCGGTGGTGTTTGTGGTCTTCTCCTTCCCTGTTGCTGACAAGTCATGGATCCCGTGCTCCGAACTGGCAGCAGTGGCGCTCTTCTTCACCGTCACCGCCTTCCTTAGCCTTCACGCCTCTGCCAAGTTATTTGCTCGTAGAGCCCTGCTGACTGAAGTACTGTCAGGGGCCTGCTCCCTCGTTTACCTGCTGCCGGACTATATGTGGATGCTAAGGGTCTTTGGGAGGACTTTTATCTCAGTGCCTCTGGGCGACATCTTGGCGTTGAACATTGGTGTACCCTGCGCCCTCTATGGCCACCTGGTCTACCTCCTGTTCCGAATGGCGCAGCTTAGAGGCTTCAAGGGGACTTACTTGTGCCTGGTGCCTTATTTGGTTTGTTTTACTTGGTGTGAGCTCTGCTTGGTGTTCCTCAAGAACGCCTCAGCCATCGGCCTCATACGAACCTGTGCGGGTTACTTCCTCTTCCTATTCGCTCTGCCAGTTCTCTCCTTGGGACTGGCTGCGATGCTCGTCATTCAGCTACTGCAGTGGTTCGTGGCGCTGGAGATCACCAAGATGGCAGTTACGCTGACAGTCTGCTTTGTCCCGGTCGTCCTGAGGCTTTGGACCCGCTTCAGTCTGAACCCCATTGTGGTGTTTCGCTCACTGTCCCGGAGCAGCATAGTCAAACTCATCCTGGTGTGGCTCAGTGCCGTGCTGCTCTTCTGCTGGATGTACGTGTACAGGTCAGAGGGTATGAAGGTTTACAACTCCACCCTCACCTGGCCAGAATACAGCAACATGTGCGGCCCATTGGCGTGGAAGGAGTCCAACATGGCCCAAACTCAGATCCTCTGCTCACACCTCGAAGGCCACAGGGTCACCTGGACGGGACGCTTTAAATACGTGCGCGTGACGGACATTGAAAATGGAGCGCAGTCGGTCATCAACTTACTTCCTGTGTTGGTGGGGAATTGGATGCGTTGTCTGTACGGTCAGCCGTATCCTGCATGTGACAGGATGGCAACTCCGCCAGTAGGGCCTCACCCTTTCTTGGCCCCACCGATCCAAGACCCCCTGTGTAAACTCAAAAAACTCGCCAAGCACGAATGCCATGTGAAACGCTTCGACCGTTACAAGTTTGAAGTCACCATGGGCATGCCGCAAGAAAGGAAAACCAAAAATGGAACGGTCGTGGAGGACGAAGACGCCACCAAGGACATTGTTCTGCGTGCCAGCAACGAGTTCAAGTCAGTGCTGCTGCACTTGAACACGGGAAGCCTGGTGGAGTTCAGCACCATCCTGGAGGGCCGCCTTGGCTCAAAATGGCCTGTTTTTGAGCTGAAAGCCATTCACTGCCTCTCGTGTGGCAACACCCGCCAGTCTAGCCGCAGACAGTATAAGATTGAACACGACTGGAGGCGCACGGTCCAGAGCGCTTTGCAGTTTGCCTTCGACTTCTTTTTTAACCCCTTCCTGACCGCACAGCTACACCAACTCTCTGACACTGACACTGTGACAGATGTGACCGGGTCATAG